In Crassostrea angulata isolate pt1a10 chromosome 6, ASM2561291v2, whole genome shotgun sequence, a genomic segment contains:
- the LOC128187744 gene encoding carbonyl reductase [NADPH] 1-like, with amino-acid sequence MSKKVAVVTGSNKGIGYAIVRGLCKQFEGDVYLTARKEELGQEATKSLNSEGLYPKFHQLDITDQASIDRLRDFLKNTYGGLDILVNNAGIAYKQDSTAPFAEQAEVTIRTNYQGTLDLCNALFPLLRPHARVVNVSSMASTFAIKKCSKQVQAKFLNYKVTVDDLTNLMHDFIQAAKKGNHESKGYPSSAYGMSKVGVSVLTEIQHRQLSTDSREDILVNACCPGYVDTDMSSHKGHKTIDQGADTPLYLALLPPGTKSPAGNFLSERKIKKWNE; translated from the coding sequence GTAACTGGATCTAATAAGGGGATAGGGTACGCCATAGTTCGAGGTCTGTGCAAGCAGTTTGAGGGAGATGTCTACCTTACTGCAAGGAAGGAGGAGTTGGGCCAGGAGGCCACCAAGAGCTTAAACTCGGAGGGACTGTATCCAAAGTTCCATCAACTTGACATCACGGACCAAGCCAGCATTGATCGTCTGAGAGATTTCCTCAAGAATACATACGGCGGTTTGGACATCCTGGTCAACAATGCCGGAATTGCTTACAAGCAAGACTCTACGGCTCCATTTGCGGAACAGGCAGAAGTGACAATTAGGACAAATTATCAAGGAACACTTGATCTCTGCAATGCTCTGTTTCCGTTACTGAGACCGCATGCGCGGGTTGTAAACGTTTCAAGCATGGCAAGTACCTTTGCAATTAAGAAATGTAGCAAACAGGTTCAAGCAAAGTTTTTAAACTACAAAGTTACAGTCGACGACCTAACAAATTTAATGCACGACTTCATACAAGCAGCAAAAAAAGGTAACCACGAAAGCAAAGGGTATCCTAGCAGCGCTTACGGCATGTCAAAGGTCGGCGTGTCAGTTTTGACAGAAATTCAGCATCGCCAACTTTCGACAGACTCGCGAGAAGACATCTTAGTCAATGCTTGCTGTCCTGGTTACGTCGATACGGATATGTCGTCACACAAAGGGCATAAAACCATTGACCAAGGCGCAGACACACCCCTTTACTTGGCTCTTCTCCCGCCAGGAACCAAAAGTCCAGCGGGGAATTTTTTATCGGAAAGGAAGATTAAGAAATGGAACGAATAA